A part of bacterium genomic DNA contains:
- a CDS encoding amino acid ABC transporter ATP-binding protein — protein MIRLERVNKSFGHLHVLHDVTLEVQKGEVVCIIGPSGAGKSTLLRCINHLEGIDNGTIYIDDTPVYRFTHEGKMVVDPDHRVEALRSQVGMVFQSFNLFPHLTALENIMIAPVHVRREPREEVRQRALALLTKVGLSDKVHAYPHELSGGQQQRVAIARALAMQPKAMLFDEVTSALDPELIGEVLRVMRQLAAEGMTMVIVTHEMGFARDVADRVIFMADGIVVEEGSPQQMFSAPRNDRTKQFLQSILERNAELGDATTVPSGPLAT, from the coding sequence ATGATCCGGCTGGAGCGCGTCAACAAGTCGTTCGGCCACCTGCACGTCCTGCACGACGTCACGCTGGAGGTCCAGAAGGGCGAGGTCGTCTGCATCATCGGGCCGTCCGGCGCGGGCAAGTCAACCTTGTTGCGGTGCATCAACCATCTCGAGGGGATCGACAACGGGACGATCTACATCGACGACACGCCGGTGTACCGGTTCACCCACGAGGGCAAGATGGTCGTCGACCCCGACCACCGGGTCGAGGCGCTGCGGTCGCAGGTCGGCATGGTCTTCCAGTCCTTCAACTTGTTCCCGCACCTGACGGCGCTGGAGAACATCATGATCGCGCCCGTGCACGTGCGACGGGAGCCGCGCGAAGAAGTCCGGCAGCGGGCGCTCGCGCTCCTGACGAAGGTCGGGCTGTCGGACAAAGTTCACGCGTACCCTCACGAGCTCAGCGGCGGCCAACAGCAGCGGGTTGCGATCGCGCGGGCGCTGGCGATGCAGCCCAAGGCCATGCTGTTCGATGAGGTGACCTCGGCCCTGGATCCCGAGCTGATCGGCGAAGTGCTGCGCGTCATGCGCCAACTGGCGGCCGAGGGCATGACGATGGTGATCGTGACCCACGAGATGGGGTTTGCACGGGACGTCGCCGACCGTGTCATCTTCATGGCCGACGGCATCGTGGTCGAGGAGGGCTCCCCCCAGCAGATGTTCTCCGCCCCGAGGAACGACCGGACGAAGCAGTTTCTCCAGTCGATTCTCGAGCGGAACGCGGAGCTCGGGGACGCGACGACGGTGCCGTCCGGGCCGCTGGCGACGTGA
- the ehuD gene encoding ectoine/hydroxyectoine ABC transporter permease subunit EhuD, with protein MSGIFALFDFRGAIEYLPDLLRGALISVELTLSVMALSLVFGLIVALARMTRVRPVRVVATVYVEVIRGTPALLQLFYIYFVLPAFGVRLPPFEAGMIGLTINYAAYLSEVYRAGIQAVAKGQLEAAQALGMSRTLTMRLVILPQAIRIVVPPLGNYFISLFKDTALASIITVKELLFTGQIIAATNFQYFTIFTIIGAIYLALSYPGSLAVQYLERRMKIGYRTRRIGPLGDSTRGAPQGAV; from the coding sequence ATGAGCGGAATCTTCGCGCTGTTTGACTTCCGCGGCGCGATCGAGTACCTGCCGGATTTGTTGCGGGGAGCGTTGATCAGCGTCGAGCTGACCCTCAGCGTGATGGCCCTCAGCCTGGTGTTCGGGCTGATCGTGGCGCTTGCGCGGATGACGCGCGTCCGGCCGGTGCGGGTGGTGGCGACGGTCTACGTGGAGGTGATCCGCGGCACCCCCGCGCTGCTCCAACTGTTCTACATCTACTTCGTGCTGCCGGCGTTCGGGGTCCGGCTCCCGCCGTTTGAGGCCGGGATGATCGGGTTGACGATCAACTACGCCGCGTATCTGTCGGAGGTGTACCGCGCCGGCATCCAGGCGGTCGCGAAGGGCCAGTTGGAGGCGGCACAGGCCCTCGGGATGTCGCGCACCCTCACAATGCGGCTCGTGATTCTCCCGCAGGCGATCCGCATCGTGGTGCCGCCGCTCGGCAACTACTTCATCTCGTTGTTCAAGGACACGGCGCTGGCCTCGATCATCACCGTGAAGGAGCTGCTGTTCACCGGGCAGATCATCGCGGCCACGAACTTTCAGTACTTCACGATCTTCACGATCATCGGCGCGATCTACCTCGCGCTGTCCTACCCGGGGTCGCTTGCGGTGCAGTATCTGGAACGCCGGATGAAGATCGGCTACCGGACGCGGCGGATCGGCCCGCTGGGCGATTCCACGCGGGGCGCGCCGCAGGGGGCCGTGTGA